A portion of the Apis mellifera strain DH4 linkage group LG6, Amel_HAv3.1, whole genome shotgun sequence genome contains these proteins:
- the LOC413040 gene encoding G-protein coupled receptor 52, translating into MEEPSLEALMQAGLIFVVGVAIILSNLLIIATYLNFRGPSEVINYYLLSLASADLLCGLLVVPLSVYPALVRRWVYGDIVCRLVGYLEVTLWAVSVYTFMWISVDRYLAIRKPLRYETVQTKTRCQCWMVFTWISVAMMCCPPLLGFQKPIFDREAFICMLDWGNMAAYTITLSILVLGPSVITIVYTYCYIFTMMRRLRSGVLIHDKEYATALSENLSNPSHIMSFVLVMAFWVSWAPYAGLRIYTVVNGPPQVPFLHFAVVWLGVTNSFWKAVVLGTLSPQFRLAARVLCLTLCCRHRRLPPELLGLDDDD; encoded by the exons ATGGAGGAGCCCTCGCTGGAGGCTCTCATGCAGGCGGGCCTCATCTTCGTGGTCGGTGTCGCCATCATCCTCTCGAATCTCCTCATCATCGCCACCTACCTTAATTTCCGTG GTCCCTCCGAGGTGATAAACTACTACTTGCTGTCTCTCGCGTCGGCGGATCTTCTTTGTGGTCTGCTGGTGGTTCCGCTTTCGGTGTATCCGGCGTTGGTACGAAGATGGGTCTACGGGGATATCGTGTGTCGTCTCGTTGGCTATTTGGAAGTTACTCTCTGGGCGGTATCCGTTTACACCTTCATGTGGATCTCCGTCGATCGGTATTTAGCTATCAG GAAACCATTGCGTTACGAGACCGTGCAGACGAAGACCCGATGCCAGTGCTGGATGGTCTTCACGTGGATCAGCGTGGCGATGATGTGCTGCCCGCCCCTTCTAGGTTTCCAAAAGCCGATTTTCGACCGGGAGGCGTTCATCTGCATGCTCGACTGGGGCAACATGGCTGCTTACACCATCACACTGTCGATCCTCGTGCTAGGCCCATCGGTCATCACCATCGTCTACACCTACTGCTACATCTTCACTATGATGAGGCGGCTAAGATCCGGCGTACTGATACACGACAAGGAGTACGCGACCGCGCTCTCGGAAAACCTGAGCAATCCGAGTCACATCATGTCCTTTGTCCTGGTGATGGCTTTCTGGGTATCCTGGGCACCGTATGCCGGTCTCCGGATATACACTGTCGTTAACGGACCGCCACAG GTACCGTTTCTTCACTTCGCGGTAGTGTGGCTGGGGGTGACGAACAGTTTCTGGAAGGCGGTAGTCCTCGGAACCCTGAGCCCGCAGTTTCGATTGGCGGCTCGCGTGCTCTGTCTGACGTTGTGCTGCCGGCATAGACGACTTCCGCCCGAGTTGCTCGgcctcgacgacgacgattaa